The Solibacillus sp. FSL R7-0682 genome includes a window with the following:
- a CDS encoding VOC family protein: MKTSICVISIYVPDISKAIDFYTNVLGFEISKHYGPKIVSLLHGDLPIVLEENDKTSTNSEGQSPGIVLGLQTENIEETVAFLKDANVEFIIDVPTSCPPGKFIRIKDPFGNVLEYLQFES; this comes from the coding sequence ATGAAAACTAGTATTTGCGTCATTAGTATTTATGTTCCGGACATAAGTAAAGCTATTGATTTTTATACGAATGTTTTAGGATTTGAAATTTCTAAACATTACGGCCCTAAAATCGTTTCCCTTCTCCATGGAGATTTACCAATCGTTCTAGAAGAAAATGACAAGACATCAACCAATTCTGAAGGTCAATCACCTGGCATTGTCCTCGGTTTGCAAACAGAAAATATTGAGGAGACGGTAGCTTTTTTAAAGGATGCCAATGTTGAATTTATTATCGATGTACCAACAAGCTGTCCTCCTGGCAAATTTATTCGCATTAAGGACCCATTCGGCAACGTATTAGAATATTTGCAATTTGAATCGTAA